The Malus domestica chromosome 06, GDT2T_hap1 genome has a segment encoding these proteins:
- the LOC103447323 gene encoding cation/H(+) antiporter 18 gives MATNTTVASACPTPMTATSNGVFQGDNPLDFALPLAILQICLVVALTRILAYLLRPLRQPRVIAEIVGGILLGPSALGRNKDYLEAIFPNRSLTVLDTLANLGLLFFLFLVGLELDPKSLRRTGKKALCIALAGITLPFVLGIGTSFALKGTISKGVDGPPFLVFMGVALSITAFPVLARILAELKLLTTDIGRMAMSAAAVNDVAAWILLALAISLSSTGRSPLVSLWVLLCGCAFVLSCVFFIRPIFKWMAQRCPEGEPVEELYVCATLVAVLAAGFVTDTIGIHALFGAFVLGIIVPKEGPFAGALVEKVEDLISGLFLPLYFVSSGLKTDIATIRGAQSWGLLVLVISTACFGKIIGTVAVSLLCRVPFQEALALGFLMNTKGLVELIVLNIGRDRKVLNDQTFAIMVLMAIFTTFLTTPVVMAVYKPAKRKSISDYKYRTIERKDPNTELRVLTCFHGTRNLPTMINLIEASRGTEKKERLCVYAMHLMELNERSSAILMVHKARRNGLPFWNKVKDSDNHQVVVAFETFEQLSRVAIRPMIAISSVSSMHEDICAMAERKGAAIIILPFHKHQRLDGVLETTRTEYRGVNRRVLEHAPCSVGIMVDRGLGGSTHVSASNVSSSIVVLFFGGSDDREALAYGMRMAEHPGNSLTVVHFLASPELQGEIVQVDINEGSNTSAGSATEMFLAELKQKISNNSSIKYEERAVRNAAETTDLIREFNRCNLFLVGRRPDGQVAAALNLKGDCPELGPVGILLTSPDFTTTASVLVMQQYHGLEVVPGSVGLSKVVVLPEDEDSETG, from the exons ATGGCTACAAATACCACAGTTGCAAGTGCATGTCCAACACCGATGACAGCAACATCTAATGGGGTCTTTCAGGGTGATAATCCTCTGGATTTTGCTCTCCCTCTTGCCATCTTACAGATATGCCTTGTGGTTGCACTTACACGGATTCTTGCTTATCTTCTTCGACCACTAAGACAGCCTCGTGTGATTGCCGAGATTGTG GGGGGAATATTACTTGGCCCTTCAGCTCTTGGTCGCAACAAAGACTATCTCGAAGCAATATTTCCAAACAGAAGTCTCACAGTGTTGGATACTTTAGCCAATCTTGGTCTTCTCTTCTTTCTGTTCCTAGTGGGCTTGGAGTTGGATCCTAAGTCCCTCCGCCGCACTGGAAAGAAGGCTCTATGCATTGCACTTGCAGGAATTACCCTACCTTTTGTTTTAGGAATTGGTACATCATTTGCCCTCAAAGGAACTATTTCTAAAGGTGTAGATGGACCACCATTTCTTGTTTTCATGGGAGTGGCTCTTTCTATAACTGCCTTCCCTGTTTTGGCACGTATTTTGGCTGAGCTCAAGCTTTTAACTACTGATATTGGCCGAATGGCCATGTCAGCAGCAGCGGTCAATGATGTGGCTGCGTGGATTCTTCTTGCTCTTGCCATTTCCCTCTCCAGCACTGGCCGTTCTCCCCTGGTTTCCCTATGGGTTCTCTTATGTGGGTGTGCTTTTGTCCTCAGTTGTGTATTTTTTATTCGACCAATCTTTAAATGGATGGCACAGCGCTGTCCCGAGGGTGAACCAGTAGAAGAATTGTATGTATGTGCTACTTTAGTTGCAGTTTTGGCAGCTGGGTTTGTCACTGATACTATTGGAATTCATGCCCTATTTGGAGCATTTGTGCTCGGAATTATTGTCCCAAAGGAAGGGCCATTTGCTGGCGCTCTTGTTGAAAAAGTTGAGGATCTCATATCTGGTCTGTTCCTCCCGTTGTACTTTGTCTCGAGTGGATTGAAGACTGATATAGCTACAATTCGGGGAGCTCAGTCATGGGGCCTCCTCGTTTTGGTCATTTCAACAGCCTGTTTCGGGAAGATCATTGGCACAGTAGCTGTTTCCCTCCTCTGCCGAGTGCCGTTTCAAGAGGCTCTGGCACTCGGGTTCCTCATGAATACTAAAGGGTTAGTGGAGCTTATTGTCCTTAACATCGGTAGAGACAGAAAG GTTTTGAATGATCAAACATTTGCAATCATGGTTCTCATGGCTATCTTTACAACCTTCCTTACGACGCCTGTAGTAATGGCAGTATACAAGCCAGCTAAAAGAAAGAGTATATCTGATTACAAGTACAGAACTATTGAAAGGAAAGATCCAAACACTGAGCTCCGGGTTTTGACCTGTTTCCACGGTACAAGGAACCTCCCCACAATGATTAATCTCATTGAGGCTTCTCGTGGGACTGAAAAGAAGGAACGTCTTTGTGTCTATGCAATGCATCTTATGGAGCTTAATGAGAGATCTTCTGCGATTCTGATGGTTCACAAGGCAAGAAGAAATGGTCTACCGTTTTGGAACAAGGTGAAGGATTCAGATAATCATCAAGTAGTTGTGGCTTTTGAAACGTTTGAGCAGCTGAGTCGAGTGGCTATCCGTCCAATGATAGCAATCTCTTCCGTTTCTAGCATGCATGAGGACATTTGTGCAATGGCTGAAAGGAAAGGGGCAGCAATTATTATTCTCCCATTCCACAAGCACCAGAGGTTGGATGGGGTATTGGAGACAACCCGAACTGAATACAGAGGGGTCAATCGTAGGGTTCTTGAGCATGCTCCATGCTCAGTTGGGATCATGGTGGACCGTGGCCTTGGTGGAAGCACCCATGTATCTGCCAGCAATGTTTCTTCAAGCATAGTTGTCCTATTCTTCGGGGGTAGTGATGATCGTGAGGCCCTTGCTTATGGAATGCGAATGGCTGAGCACCCGGGTAACAGTTTAACAGTTGTCCACTTCTTAGCAAGTCCTGAACTTCAGGGGGAAATAGTCCAAGTGGATATAAACGAGGGCTCCAACACTTCAGCAGGGTCAGCGACTGAGATGTTTCTCGCTGAATTGAAGCAGAAGATTTCAAATAACAGCTCAATCAAATATGAGGAGAGGGCAGTGAGAAATGCTGCAGAAACTACTGATTTGATTCGTGAGTTTAACCGATGCAATCTATTTCTGGTTGGTCGAAGGCCTGATGGTCAAGTAGCTGCTGCCTTGAATCTGAAGGGAGACTGTCCGGAGCTGGGGCCTGTAGGTATCTTGTTAACCTCTCCGGATTTCACAACTACAGCGTCGGTCTTGGTTATGCAGCAGTATCATGGGCTGGAAGTAGTTCCAGGTTCAGTTGGTTTGTCTAAGGTAGTTGTGTTGCCCGAGGACGAAGATTCAGAAACCGGCTGA